TTCGGATGGTTCAGCCAAGCCGACATCCGGGCTTCCTTGAAAAATCTCTTAATGAACTTATCATCATCAGAAAGCTGAGGCGACAGGACCTTGATTGCCACTGTCCGGCCCATACTCAACTGTAAAGCCTTGTAAACCACCCCCATTGCCCCCTGCCCAACCTTGTTCAATATCTGATACCCGGGCAATTCGCGGATGCCGCCTTCAATACCCTGAACCCTAAAAATATGCCTGACTTGTTGCTCAGTCAGATAACTTTTATCAATCATTATCTCCCCAAGCTTCTTGGACTTAACACCCATGTCACGGATTTTTTGCTGAATCTCCACGCATTCGTTAACCCGTTCCAGCGTGGTGTAAAGCAGCTTTATCGCCAGTGAACCGAATGACAAATCTTTTTTTTCTTCAGCCATATTTTTTACTAACCGTTCCCGCTACTGCGGGATGGCGCTCCGCGGACACAATCCATACGACTGAGCATAGGCTTATCACAAAATAGAAAAGTGTCAATAAAATCGGACAGGATTGCAACAATCAGCATAAGTTTCCCCGCGCCGGCTTATTTCTCAATGCCGTTCAGACCACAACCCGATGCTCATAGGCGCGTTAACCCCTTTTTTGTGGGCATACTGGCAAACCGGGCAAACGAACTTACTTCTGGGCTTACCCAGTGATTTTTTGATTTGACGCTCCATATTAGCCTGGTTACCCAGAAATTTAACCAGGTTCTTGATCCGTTCGGTCGCTTCGGAATTCATTGAAGTAAACTTAACACCCACTTGGTAATTGTCAAACGGCTTGAACAGTTTGGACCAGACCACATATCCGCATACCTTTAGTGGCTTAGCGCCCAGCGCCGGCACGCTGATGTTAAAAGATATTTTCTCGCCCAGTTCCTGCTTGTCTTTATCAAGCAACTTCACCCCGCTGGTGCTGATGTTGATAATAGGCAGAATCTTTTTGTTATTAAGAAAAGCAAATAATCCACCCGGAGCCGATATCGCTTTGGCGCCGACCAGCCCGTAACGTGATTGCTGACGCTTATTGGATTTGCGAGTCGTCATATCATATGCTCCTTTCATTTTATCAATAACCTTATTGCCTTATCGTTTTTTAACATAGCCCGA
This Candidatus Brocadiia bacterium DNA region includes the following protein-coding sequences:
- a CDS encoding PilZ domain-containing protein: MTTRKSNKRQQSRYGLVGAKAISAPGGLFAFLNNKKILPIINISTSGVKLLDKDKQELGEKISFNISVPALGAKPLKVCGYVVWSKLFKPFDNYQVGVKFTSMNSEATERIKNLVKFLGNQANMERQIKKSLGKPRSKFVCPVCQYAHKKGVNAPMSIGLWSERH